The following coding sequences lie in one Arabidopsis thaliana chromosome 3, partial sequence genomic window:
- a CDS encoding Terpenoid cyclases/Protein prenyltransferases superfamily protein (Terpenoid cyclases/Protein prenyltransferases superfamily protein; CONTAINS InterPro DOMAIN/s: Terpene synthase, metal-binding domain (InterPro:IPR005630), Terpenoid synthase (InterPro:IPR008949), Terpenoid cylases/protein prenyltransferase alpha-alpha toroid (InterPro:IPR008930), Terpene synthase-like (InterPro:IPR001906); BEST Arabidopsis thaliana protein match is: terpene synthase-like sequence-1,8-cineole (TAIR:AT3G25820.1); Has 1745 Blast hits to 1713 proteins in 179 species: Archae - 0; Bacteria - 0; Metazoa - 0; Fungi - 0; Plants - 1740; Viruses - 0; Other Eukaryotes - 5 (source: NCBI BLink).), producing the protein MATLCIGSAPIYQNACIHNFRLQRPRRFISKSMTKTMPDANPLDLRRRSGNYQPSSWDHSYLLSIENKYVNEKEVITRHVLKKKVKKMLEEVETKSRLEKLELIDDLQKLGVSYHFEQEINNILTNFHLENGKNIWKCDKEEDLHATALEFRLLRQHGFGVSEDIFDVIIDKIESNTFKSDNITSIITLYEASYLSTKSDTKLHKVIRPFATEQIRNFVDDESETYNIMLREMAIHALEIPYHWRMRRLETRWYIDAYEKKHDMNLFLAEFAKIDFNIVQTAHQEDVKYVSCWWKETGLGSQLHFVRDRIVENYFWTVGMIYEPQFGYIRRIVAIVAALITVIDDIYDIYGTPEELELFTAMVQNWDINRLDELPEYMKLCFLTLFNEINAMGCDVLKCKNIDVIPYFKKSWADLCKAYLVEAKWYKGGYKPSVEEYMQNAWISISAPTMLIHFYCAFSGQISVQILESLVQQQQDVVRCSATVLRLANDLATSPDELARGDVLKSVQCYMHETGVSEEEARTHVQQMISHTWDEMNYEARTAARSSSLLSRRFVETAMNLARMSQCMYQHGDGHGCPDKAKIVDRVQTLLVDPIPLD; encoded by the exons ATGGCTACTTTGTGTATAGGTTCAGCTCCTATTTACCAAAATGCATGTATCCATAATTTTCGTCTTCAACGTCCTCGTCGTTTCATATCCAAATCCATGACAAAAACGATGCCGGATGCTAATCCTCTTGACCTCCGTCGACGCTCGGGCAACTATCAACCTTCTTCATGGGACCATAGTTATCTCCTCTCCATCGAGAACAAATATGTG AATGAAAAAGAAGTGATAACTAGACATGTGTTGAAgaaaaaggtgaagaagatgctAGAGGAAGTAGAGACGAAGAGCCGTCTCGAGAAATTAGAGCTCATCGATGATTTACAAAAGCTTGGGGTTTCGTATCATTTTGAGcaagaaataaataacattttgacaaattttcatcttgaaaatggaaaaaatatttggaaatgtgacaaggaagaagatttaCATGCAACCGCACTCGAATTCCGACTTCTTAGACAACATGGTTTTGGTGTCTCAGAAG ATATATTTGATGTAATCATCGACAAAATCGAAAGTAATACGTTCAAGAGTGACAATATAACAAGTATCATCACTCTATACGAAGCATCGTATCTCTCCACGAAATCGGATACTAAATTGCATAAAGTCATCAGGCCTTTTGCAACAgaacaaataagaaatttcGTTGATGATGAAAGTGAAACTTACAACATTATGTTACGTGAGATGGCGATCCATGCGTTAGAAATACCGTACCATTGGAGAATGAGAAGGCTAGAGACGAGATGGTATATAGATGCATACGAGAAGAAACATGacatgaatctttttttggCCGAATTCGCCAAAATCGATTTCAATATCGTACAAACTGCTCATCAAGAAGATGTCAAATACGTTTCCTG TTGGTGGAAGGAAACAGGTTTGGGTAGTCAACTTCACTTTGTAAGAGACAGAATTGTTGAGAATTATTTTTGGACCGTTGGAATGATATATGAACCACAATTTGGATATATCCGACGGATCGTGGCTATAGTTGCTGCACTTATTACAGTTATTGATGACATCTACGATATTTATGGTACTCCTGAAGAACTTGAGCTCTTCACTGCTATGGTTCAAAA TTGGGATATAAATCGTCTTGATGAGCTCCCCGAATACATGAAGTTGTGTTTTCTTACATTGTTTAATGAAATCAATGCCATGGGATGTGATGTTCTCAAATGTAAAAATATTGACGTCATTCCTTATTTCAAAAAATCG TGGGCAGATTTATGTAAAGCATATCTAGTTGAAGCAAAGTGGTACAAAGGAGGATACAAACCAAGCGTGGAAGAATACATGCAAAATGCTTGGATTTCAATTTCTGCTCCAACAATGTTAATCCACTTTTACTGTGCTTTCTCTGGCCAAATCTcggttcaaattttggagtcTTTggtccaacaacaacaagacgTCGTCCGATGCTCTGCCACTGTGCTCCGTCTAGCTAATGACCTTGCAACTTCGCCG GATGAATTGGCGAGAGGAGACGTTCTCAAATCGGTCCAATGTTACATGCATGAGACCGGAGTTTCGGAGGAAGAGGCACGCACACATGTGCAGCAGATGATAAGTCACACGTGGGACGAGATGAACTATGAAGCAAGAACAGCGGCACGCAGTTCTTCGTTACTTTCTCGACGTTTTGTTGAAACTGCAATGAACCTGGCACGTATGTCGCAGTGCATGTACCAACATGGCGATGGTCATGGATGTCCCGACAAAGCCAAGATCGTTGATCGTGTCCAAACCTTGCTCGTTGACCCAATCCCATTAGATTAA
- the TPS-CIN gene encoding terpene synthase-like sequence-1,8-cineole → MATLRISSALIYQNTLTHHFRLRRPHRFVCKSMTKTTPDTTLVELSRRSGNYQPSPWNHCYLLSIENKYASETEVITRDVLKKKVKSMLDDEKKSRLEQLELIDDLQKLGVSYHFEIEINDTLTDLHLKMGRNCWKCDKEEDLHATSLEFRLLRQHGFDVSENIFDVIIDQIESNTFKTNNINGIISLYEASYLSTKSDTKLHKVIRPFATEQIRKFVDDEDTKNIEVREKAYHALEMPYHWRMRRLDTRWYIDAYEKKHDMNLVLIEFAKIDFNIVQAAHQEDLKYVSRWWKDTCLTNQLPFVRDRIVENYFWTVGLIYEPQFGYIRRIMTIVNALVTTIDDIYDIYGTLEELELFTSMVEKLRNILPFFGQSIGYFAAVPWSTTRPLLQKSST, encoded by the exons ATGGCAACTTTACGTATAAGTTCAGCTCttatttaccaaaataccCTCACCCACCATTTTCGTCTTCGACGTCCTCACCGTTTCGTATGCAAGTCCATGACCAAAACGACGCCGGATACTACTCTTGTTGAACTCAGTCGACGCTCCGGAAACTATCAACCTTCACCGTGGAACCATTGTTATCTCCTCTCCATCGAGAATAAATATGCG AGTGAAACAGAAGTAATAACTAGAGAtgtgttgaagaaaaaagtgaagagCATGcttgatgatgagaagaagagccGTCTCGAGCAATTAGAGCTCATCGATGATCTGCAAAAACTTGGGGTTTCGTATCATTTTGAGATAGAAATAAATGATACTTTGACAGATCTTCATCTTAAAATGGGAAGAAATTGCTGGAAATGtgacaaggaagaagatttaCATGCAACCTCACTCGAATTCCGACTTCTTAGACAACATGGTTTTGATGTCTCAGAAA ATATATTTGATGTGATCATCGACCAAATAGAAAGTAATACGTTCAAGACCAACAATATAAACGGTATCATTTCTTTGTACGAAGCGTCGTATCTTTCCACGAAATCGGATACTAAATTGCATAAAGTCATCAGACCTTTTGCAACagaacaaataagaaaatttgttgatgatgaagatactAAAAACATTGAGGTACGAGAGAAGGCGTATCATGCCTTAGAAATGCCGTACCATTGGAGAATGAGAAGGCTAGACACGAGATGGTACATAGATGCATATGAGAAGAAACATGACATGAATCTTGTCTTGATCGAGTTTGcaaaaattgatttcaatATCGTACAAGCTGCTCATCAAGAAGATCTCAAATACGTTTCAAG ATGGTGGAAGGATACATGTTTGACTAACCAACTTCCCTTTGTAAGAGATAGAATAGTCGAGAACTATTTTTGGACCGTTGGATTAATATACGAACCACAATTTGGATATATCCGACGGATCATGACTATAGTTAATGCCCTTGTTACAACCATTGACGACATCTACGATATCTATGGCACTCTTGAAGAACTAGAACTATTCACTTCCATGGTTGAAAAGTTAAGAAATATTCTACCTTTTTTTGGTCAATCAATTGGTTATTTTGCAGCTGTACCATGGTCTACCACTAGACCATTATTACAGAAATCTTCTACTTaa
- the TPS-CIN gene encoding terpene synthase-like sequence-1,8-cineole (''terpene synthase-like sequence-1,8-cineole'' (TPS-CIN); CONTAINS InterPro DOMAIN/s: Terpene synthase, metal-binding domain (InterPro:IPR005630), Terpenoid synthase (InterPro:IPR008949), Terpenoid cylases/protein prenyltransferase alpha-alpha toroid (InterPro:IPR008930), Terpene synthase-like (InterPro:IPR001906); BEST Arabidopsis thaliana protein match is: terpene synthase-like sequence-1,8-cineole (TAIR:AT3G25830.1).), producing the protein MATLRISSALIYQNTLTHHFRLRRPHRFVCKSMTKTTPDTTLVELSRRSGNYQPSPWNHCYLLSIENKYASETEVITRDVLKKKVKSMLDDEKKSRLEQLELIDDLQKLGVSYHFEIEINDTLTDLHLKMGRNCWKCDKEEDLHATSLEFRLLRQHGFDVSENIFDVIIDQIESNTFKTNNINGIISLYEASYLSTKSDTKLHKVIRPFATEQIRKFVDDEDTKNIEVREKAYHALEMPYHWRMRRLDTRWYIDAYEKKHDMNLVLIEFAKIDFNIVQAAHQEDLKYVSRWWKDTCLTNQLPFVRDRIVENYFWTVGLIYEPQFGYIRRIMTIVNALVTTIDDIYDIYGTLEELELFTSMVENWDVNRLGELPEYMRLCFLILYNEINGIGCDILKYKKIDVIPYLKKSWAELCRTYLVEERGYKRGMQTKLGRIHAKCLDFNC; encoded by the exons ATGGCAACTTTACGTATAAGTTCAGCTCttatttaccaaaataccCTCACCCACCATTTTCGTCTTCGACGTCCTCACCGTTTCGTATGCAAGTCCATGACCAAAACGACGCCGGATACTACTCTTGTTGAACTCAGTCGACGCTCCGGAAACTATCAACCTTCACCGTGGAACCATTGTTATCTCCTCTCCATCGAGAATAAATATGCG AGTGAAACAGAAGTAATAACTAGAGAtgtgttgaagaaaaaagtgaagagCATGcttgatgatgagaagaagagccGTCTCGAGCAATTAGAGCTCATCGATGATCTGCAAAAACTTGGGGTTTCGTATCATTTTGAGATAGAAATAAATGATACTTTGACAGATCTTCATCTTAAAATGGGAAGAAATTGCTGGAAATGtgacaaggaagaagatttaCATGCAACCTCACTCGAATTCCGACTTCTTAGACAACATGGTTTTGATGTCTCAGAAA ATATATTTGATGTGATCATCGACCAAATAGAAAGTAATACGTTCAAGACCAACAATATAAACGGTATCATTTCTTTGTACGAAGCGTCGTATCTTTCCACGAAATCGGATACTAAATTGCATAAAGTCATCAGACCTTTTGCAACagaacaaataagaaaatttgttgatgatgaagatactAAAAACATTGAGGTACGAGAGAAGGCGTATCATGCCTTAGAAATGCCGTACCATTGGAGAATGAGAAGGCTAGACACGAGATGGTACATAGATGCATATGAGAAGAAACATGACATGAATCTTGTCTTGATCGAGTTTGcaaaaattgatttcaatATCGTACAAGCTGCTCATCAAGAAGATCTCAAATACGTTTCAAG ATGGTGGAAGGATACATGTTTGACTAACCAACTTCCCTTTGTAAGAGATAGAATAGTCGAGAACTATTTTTGGACCGTTGGATTAATATACGAACCACAATTTGGATATATCCGACGGATCATGACTATAGTTAATGCCCTTGTTACAACCATTGACGACATCTACGATATCTATGGCACTCTTGAAGAACTAGAACTATTCACTTCCATGGTTGAAAA TTGGGATGTAAATCGTCTTGGTGAGCTTCCCGAGTATATGAGgttgtgttttcttattttatacaATGAAATCAATGGCATTGGATGTGATATActcaaatataaaaagattgaCGTCATTCCTTACCTCAAGAAATCg TGGGCAGAGTTATGTCGAACATATCTAGTAGAAGAAAGGGGGTacaaaagagggatgcaaACCAAGCTTGGAAGAATACACGCAAAATGCTTGGATTTCAATTGCTGA
- the TPS-CIN gene encoding terpene synthase-like sequence-1,8-cineole (''terpene synthase-like sequence-1,8-cineole'' (TPS-CIN); CONTAINS InterPro DOMAIN/s: Terpene synthase, metal-binding domain (InterPro:IPR005630), Terpenoid synthase (InterPro:IPR008949), Terpenoid cylases/protein prenyltransferase alpha-alpha toroid (InterPro:IPR008930), Terpene synthase-like (InterPro:IPR001906); BEST Arabidopsis thaliana protein match is: terpene synthase-like sequence-1,8-cineole (TAIR:AT3G25830.1); Has 1733 Blast hits to 1705 proteins in 178 species: Archae - 0; Bacteria - 0; Metazoa - 0; Fungi - 0; Plants - 1729; Viruses - 0; Other Eukaryotes - 4 (source: NCBI BLink).): MATLRISSALIYQNTLTHHFRLRRPHRFVCKSMTKTTPDTTLVELSRRSGNYQPSPWNHCYLLSIENKYASETEVITRDVLKKKVKSMLDDEKKSRLEQLELIDDLQKLGVSYHFEIEINDTLTDLHLKMGRNCWKCDKEEDLHATSLEFRLLRQHGFDVSENIFDVIIDQIESNTFKTNNINGIISLYEASYLSTKSDTKLHKVIRPFATEQIRKFVDDEDTKNIEVREKAYHALEMPYHWRMRRLDTRWYIDAYEKKHDMNLVLIEFAKIDFNIVQAAHQEDLKYVSRWWKDTCLTNQLPFVRDRIVENYFWTVGLIYEPQFGYIRRIMTIVNALVTTIDDIYDIYGTLEELELFTSMVENWDVNRLGELPEYMRLCFLILYNEINGIGCDILKYKKIDVIPYLKKSWADLCRTYLVEAKWYKRGYKPSLEEYMQNAWISISAPTILIHFYCVFSDQISVQNLETLSQHRQHIVRCSATVLRLANDLGTSPTELARGDVLKSVQCYMHETGASEERARDHVHQMISDMWDDMNSETKTACNSSSRSRGFKEAAMNLARMSQCMYQYGDGHGCPEKAKTIDRVQSLLVDPIPLDVNRLG; encoded by the exons ATGGCAACTTTACGTATAAGTTCAGCTCttatttaccaaaataccCTCACCCACCATTTTCGTCTTCGACGTCCTCACCGTTTCGTATGCAAGTCCATGACCAAAACGACGCCGGATACTACTCTTGTTGAACTCAGTCGACGCTCCGGAAACTATCAACCTTCACCGTGGAACCATTGTTATCTCCTCTCCATCGAGAATAAATATGCG AGTGAAACAGAAGTAATAACTAGAGAtgtgttgaagaaaaaagtgaagagCATGcttgatgatgagaagaagagccGTCTCGAGCAATTAGAGCTCATCGATGATCTGCAAAAACTTGGGGTTTCGTATCATTTTGAGATAGAAATAAATGATACTTTGACAGATCTTCATCTTAAAATGGGAAGAAATTGCTGGAAATGtgacaaggaagaagatttaCATGCAACCTCACTCGAATTCCGACTTCTTAGACAACATGGTTTTGATGTCTCAGAAA ATATATTTGATGTGATCATCGACCAAATAGAAAGTAATACGTTCAAGACCAACAATATAAACGGTATCATTTCTTTGTACGAAGCGTCGTATCTTTCCACGAAATCGGATACTAAATTGCATAAAGTCATCAGACCTTTTGCAACagaacaaataagaaaatttgttgatgatgaagatactAAAAACATTGAGGTACGAGAGAAGGCGTATCATGCCTTAGAAATGCCGTACCATTGGAGAATGAGAAGGCTAGACACGAGATGGTACATAGATGCATATGAGAAGAAACATGACATGAATCTTGTCTTGATCGAGTTTGcaaaaattgatttcaatATCGTACAAGCTGCTCATCAAGAAGATCTCAAATACGTTTCAAG ATGGTGGAAGGATACATGTTTGACTAACCAACTTCCCTTTGTAAGAGATAGAATAGTCGAGAACTATTTTTGGACCGTTGGATTAATATACGAACCACAATTTGGATATATCCGACGGATCATGACTATAGTTAATGCCCTTGTTACAACCATTGACGACATCTACGATATCTATGGCACTCTTGAAGAACTAGAACTATTCACTTCCATGGTTGAAAA TTGGGATGTAAATCGTCTTGGTGAGCTTCCCGAGTATATGAGgttgtgttttcttattttatacaATGAAATCAATGGCATTGGATGTGATATActcaaatataaaaagattgaCGTCATTCCTTACCTCAAGAAATCg TGGGCAGATTTATGTAGAACATATCTAGTGGAAGCAAAGTGGTACAAAAGAGGATACAAACCAAGCTTGGAAGAATATATGCAAAATGCTTGGATTTCAATTTCTGCCCCAACAATATTGATCCACTTTTACTGCGTTTTCTCTGACCAAATCTCAGTTCAAAACTTAGAGACTTTGTCTCAACACCGACAACACATCGTCCGATGCTCAGCCACCGTTCTTCGTTTAGCTAACGACCTTGGAACTTCGCCA ACTGAATTGGCGAGAGGAGACGTTCTCAAATCGGTCCAATGTTACATGCATGAGACCGGAGCTTCAGAGGAAAGGGCACGTGATCACGTGCATCAGATGATTAGCGACATGTGGGACGACATGAACTCCGAAACAAAAACGGCATGCAATTCTTCGTCACGTTCTAGAGGTTTTAAGGAAGCTGCAATGAATCTGGCACGCATGTCGCAATGCATGTATCAATATGGTGATGGTCATGGATGCCCTGAAAAAGCCAAGACCATTGATCGTGTCCAATCCTTACTCGTTGATCCAATTCCATTAGATGTAAATCGTCTTGGTTGA